From the Solanum pennellii chromosome 4, SPENNV200 genome, one window contains:
- the LOC107018222 gene encoding probable alpha,alpha-trehalose-phosphate synthase [UDP-forming] 9, whose translation MASRSSANFFDLASEDILDIHQTPRALPRMMTVPGIISDGCRSNDGDSDSMSSACHERKIIVANMLPLHAQRDTTAEKWWFSLDEDSLLLQLKDGFSPETEVIYVGSLKVDVEPSEQEEVTQRLLEEYKCVPTFLPCEIQEKFYHGFCKQQLWPLFHYMLPMCPDHADRFDRQLWQAYVSANKIFADKVMEVVNPEDDYIWVQDYHLMVLPTFLRKRYHRVKLGFFLHSPFPSSEIYRTLPVRDEILKGLLNCDLIGFHTFDYARHFLSCCSRMLGLDYESKRGHIGLDYFGRTVYIKILPVGIHMGRLESVLNRSSTFAKAKEVQEQFKGKKVILGVDDMDIFKGISLKLLAFEHLLQQQEDLQGKLVLVQIVNPARSSGKDVQEAKRETYSTAERINEIYGTSNYEPVILIDRPVARYEKTAYYAVAECCIVNAVRDGMNLVPYKYIVCRQGSPGMDEAMGIKADSPRTSMLVVSEFIGCSPSLSGAIRVNPWDIEAVAEALNVAITMTNSEKELRHEKHHRYVSSHDVAYWARSFMQDLERACQDHYSKRCWGIGLGLGFRVIALSPSFRKLSLDHIVSSYRRTQRRAIFLDYDGTVVPQSCMVKAPSTEVISLLKALSNDPKNTVYIVSGRGRTSLCEWLAPCERLGIAAEHGYFIRDCKTSEWDHLDSDLEWKEIAEPVMQLYTEATDGSYIESKESAFVWHHYDADPDFGSCQAKELLDHLESVLANEPAVVKRGQHIVEVKPQGVTKGLVAAKVLSMMVDGGKPPDFVMCIGDDRSDEDMFESILSTISSSSVTAAPDIFACTVGQKPSKAKYYLDDTADVLKLLGGLASASNPKPIDTAQFQLAFGSVI comes from the exons ATGGCATCAAGATCTAGTGCAAACTTTTTCGACTTGGCATCTGAGGACATACTGGATATACATCAGACTCCTAGAGCACTTCCGCGTATGATGACTGTTCCCGGGATAATTTCTGATGGCTGTCGCAGCAATGATGGCGATTCAGATAGTATGTCATCTGCTTGTCATGAGCGAAAGATTATTGTTGCAAACATGCTGCCTTTGCATGCTCAAAGGGATACAACAGCTGAAAAGTGGTGGTTTAGTTTGGACGAGGATTCGCTTTTATTACAACTGAAGGATGGGTTTTCACCTGAAACTGAGGTTATCTATGTGGGTTCTCTCAAGGTAGATGTAGAGCCCAGTGAACAGGAGGAAGTTACACAGCGATTACTTGAGGAGTACAAGTGTGTGCCTACCTTTCTACCTTGTGAAATCCAGGAAAAGTTTTATCATGGTTTCTGTAAGCAACAACTGTGGCCTCTTTTTCACTACATGCTCCCAATGTGCCCAGACCATGCAGATCGTTTTGACCGTCAGCTGTGGCAAGCTTATGTCTCAGCAAACAAGATATTTGCTGATAAGGTTATGGAAGTGGTTAATCCCGAGGATGATTATATCTGGGTTCAAGATTACCACCTCATGGTTCTTCCCACATTCTTAAGAAAGAGGTACCATCGAGTGAAGCTTGGGTTCTTTCTTCATAGCCCATTCCCATCATCAGAAATTTACCGGACTCTCCCAGTTAGGGATGAAATTCTAAAAGGATTATTAAACTGCGACCTGATTGGTTTTCATACTTTTGATTATGCACGTCATTTTCTGTCATGCTGTAGTAGAATGCTAGGTCTAGATTATGAATCTAAGCGAGGTCACATCGGACTTGATTATTTTGGTCGTACAGTTTACATTAAAATTCTTCCAGTAGGCATACATATGGGTCGGCTTGAGTCTGTGTTGAATCGTTCTTCTACATTTGCTAAAGCTAAAGAAGTTCAAGAGCAGTTCAAAGGGAAGAAAGTCATTCTTGGTGTGGATGATATGGATATCTTTAAAGGTATTAGTTTGAAATTACTAGCTTTTGAACACCTACTACAGCAGCAAGAGGATTTGCAGGGTAAACTTGTTCTTGTCCAAATAGTAAATCCTGCTCGTAGCTCTGGAAAGGATGTTCAGGAAGCAAAGAGGGAGACATATTCAACTGCCGAGAGAATCAATGAAATTTATGGTACTTCTAATTATGAGCCTGTAATTTTGATTGATCGTCCTGTTGCTCGATATGAGAAGACCGCATACTATGCTGTTGCTGAATGTTGCATAGTAAATGCAGTGAGGGATGGGATGAACTTAGTGCCTTACAAGTATATTGTCTGTAGGCAAGGCTCTCCTGGTATGGACGAAGCTATGGGTATCAAAGCTGATTCTCCTAGAACTAGCATGCTTGTTGTGTCTGAATTTATTGGTTGCTCACCATCGTTGAGTGGGGCAATTAGGGTAAATCCATGGGATATTGAAGCTGTGGCTGAGGCTTTAAATGTTGCCATTACAATGACGAATTCTGAGAAAGAACTACGTCATGAGAAGCACCACCGCTATGTGAGCTCTCACGATGTAGCTTATTGGGCTCGTAGTTTCATGCAAGATTTGGAGAGAGCATGCCAAGATCATTATAGTAAGCGTTGCTGGGGCATTGGCCTGGGCCTAGGTTTTAGAGTTATTGCACTTTCACCAAGCTTTAGAAAGTTGTCCTTAGATCACATTGTTTCCTCATACAGGAGGACTCAGAGAAGGGCTATATTTTTGGACTATGACGGTACTGTTGTACCTCAGTCATGTATGGTTAAAGCTCCAAGTACCGAAGTTATTTCTCTTTTGAAAGCTCTAAGTAATGACCCTAAAAACACCGTGTATATAGTAAGTGGCAGAGGAAGGACTTCATTATGCGAGTGGCTTGCACCATGCGAAAGGCTTGGAATAGCTGCTGAACATGGGTACTTCATTAG GGATTGTAAAACTTCTGAATGGGATCATTTAGATTCTGATCTTGAATGGAAAGAAATTGCGGAACCTGTGATGCAACTTTACACAGAAGCAACTGATGGATCATATATAGAATCTAAAGAGAGTGCATTTGTGTGGCACCATTATGATGCAGACCCTGACTTCGGCTCCTGTCAGGCAAAGGAATTGTTGGATCATTTGGAAAGTGTACTTGCAAATGAACCTGCAGTTGTTAAGAGGGGTCAACATATTGTTGAAGTCAAGCCTCAA GGTGTTACCAAAGGATTAGTTGCAGCGAAAGTTCTCTCTATGATGGTTGATGGGGGGAAACCGCCTGATTTTGTGATGTGCATTGGAGATGACAGGTCGGATGAAGACATGTTTGAGAGCATATTAAGCACTATTTCCAGTTCGTCGGTCACTGCTGCCCCTGACATCTTTGCCTGCACCGTCGGGCAGAAGCCAAGCAAAGCCAAGTATTACCTTGATGATACTGCTGATGTTCTTAAACTTCTTGGAGGTCTTGCTAGTGCTTCTAATCCAAAGCCAATAGATACTGCTCAATTCCAGCTTGCCTTTGGTTCTGTTATTTGA